One segment of Cetobacterium sp. NK01 DNA contains the following:
- a CDS encoding YjjG family noncanonical pyrimidine nucleotidase, whose product MRYNILIFDADDTLFDFKASEKEALEKTLVDYNMNYDEDYHLKIYKDINTKIWKELEDGLITQKELKIERFRRYCMQLNLDFDVTDFANRYMENLSNSSILFEDSLDLIKELHGKFQLFIITNGLSKVQNGRIKNSIISKYFNDIIVSEEVGVSKPNPDIFKITLEKNKIKDSDNILMIGDSLTSDIKGGINFGIDTCLYNPKRIQITEEIKPTYEISTLKELLNLL is encoded by the coding sequence ATGAGATACAATATTTTAATTTTTGATGCAGATGATACACTATTTGATTTTAAAGCTTCTGAGAAAGAGGCTTTAGAAAAGACTTTAGTAGATTATAATATGAATTATGATGAGGATTATCATTTGAAAATTTATAAAGATATAAATACTAAGATTTGGAAAGAGTTAGAAGATGGACTTATAACACAAAAAGAACTTAAGATAGAACGTTTTAGAAGGTATTGCATGCAGTTAAATTTAGATTTTGATGTAACTGATTTTGCAAACAGATATATGGAGAATTTGTCTAACTCTTCAATATTATTTGAGGATAGTTTAGATTTAATTAAAGAGTTACATGGAAAGTTTCAACTTTTTATAATAACTAATGGTTTAAGCAAAGTTCAAAATGGAAGAATAAAAAACTCAATAATTTCAAAGTATTTTAATGATATTATAGTATCTGAAGAGGTTGGAGTTTCAAAACCAAATCCTGATATTTTTAAAATAACTTTAGAAAAGAATAAAATAAAAGATTCGGATAATATACTTATGATTGGAGATAGTTTAACTTCAGATATAAAAGGTGGAATAAATTTTGGAATTGATACCTGTTTATATAATCCAAAAAGGATTCAAATAACTGAAGAGATAAAGCCTACATATGAAATCTCAACTTTAAAAGAGCTTTTAAATCTATTGTAA
- a CDS encoding DUF2250 domain-containing protein, which yields MSYLEKKIIVAIDTIGPTFVSKLANRILENQNEVRECVRKLIKEKVLERVENIMVEYKTKEDNIVVKHRNHTYYKLTKLGEKIAKEIEEIEGLEIREAFKTYNKALQNKLDNSKEESPKRCYCVIDLPYSQEINVKSILGDTFELLQKEYGHTITLRGEITEQEKEKISDLPNIVII from the coding sequence ATGAGTTATTTAGAGAAAAAAATAATAGTAGCAATAGATACAATTGGTCCTACATTTGTGTCTAAGTTAGCAAATAGAATATTGGAAAATCAAAATGAGGTTAGAGAGTGTGTAAGAAAACTAATTAAAGAAAAGGTTTTAGAAAGAGTAGAAAATATAATGGTCGAGTATAAAACAAAAGAGGATAACATAGTTGTAAAGCATAGAAATCATACGTATTATAAGCTCACTAAATTGGGAGAGAAGATAGCTAAAGAGATAGAGGAAATAGAGGGGCTTGAAATAAGAGAGGCTTTTAAAACATATAATAAGGCTCTCCAGAACAAACTTGATAACTCTAAGGAGGAATCTCCAAAAAGATGTTATTGTGTAATAGATCTGCCATATTCTCAAGAGATAAATGTAAAATCAATTTTAGGTGATACTTTTGAACTTCTTCAAAAAGAATATGGACATACAATAACTTTAAGAGGAGAGATAACAGAACAAGAGAAGGAGAAAATATCAGATTTACCAAATATTGTTATTATTTAA
- a CDS encoding DedA family protein produces the protein MEEIIKQASEFFMSLGYFGIFIMMFLESSFIPFPSEVALLPAGYLIGTKEMSFLPVLFAGTLGSVAGACLNYFLGRTLGRNLLLKYGKYFFLDEDRLLQMEDLFNRRGELIVFLGRFIPVVRQYISFPPGILEMNIFKFSIFTGLGAGIYVAFMVNVGTVYKDYEKLINTYILKYRYLVILLALFYVAYKILKMRKNKKD, from the coding sequence GTGGAAGAGATAATAAAACAAGCAAGTGAATTTTTTATGAGTTTAGGATATTTCGGTATATTTATAATGATGTTTTTAGAATCATCTTTTATACCATTTCCATCTGAAGTTGCGTTATTACCAGCTGGATATTTAATAGGAACAAAAGAGATGAGCTTCTTACCAGTACTTTTTGCAGGAACACTTGGAAGTGTTGCAGGGGCTTGTTTGAACTATTTTTTAGGAAGAACTTTGGGAAGAAATCTTTTGTTGAAATATGGAAAATATTTTTTCCTAGATGAAGACAGATTATTACAAATGGAGGACCTTTTTAATAGAAGAGGGGAACTAATAGTATTTTTAGGTAGATTTATTCCTGTTGTAAGACAATATATATCTTTTCCCCCTGGAATTTTAGAAATGAATATTTTTAAATTTAGTATTTTTACAGGTTTAGGAGCTGGGATATATGTAGCTTTTATGGTTAATGTAGGAACTGTATATAAAGATTATGAAAAATTAATAAACACTTATATTTTAAAATATAGATATTTAGTGATATTATTAGCTTTATTTTATGTAGCGTATAAAATCTTAAAAATGAGAAAAAATAAAAAAGACTAA
- a CDS encoding MipA/OmpV family protein, with translation MKKIIFGILAMSLSTLALAENKYGVGVGVGVSNSIYKGAEDKAYPVPLLDINYGNFYVKGITPGYFFFKGEDLSLSVFLDPMAGFPIKAKDMGHGYTNIDDRDFQAMVGLRADLNTGIAGIRTGASVQFGEHGSEAKISAFRPYNINDKFTLVPGIYVKGFSGDYTDYYFGVTSSEVNRSNRDNLTREYKADAAASIGANLSAEYKYNEKFSLIGILGVEKFSSEITDSPIVNEDPLFIASIGAKYFF, from the coding sequence ATGAAAAAAATTATTTTTGGTATTTTAGCCATGTCTTTATCTACTTTAGCTTTAGCAGAAAATAAATATGGAGTTGGAGTTGGAGTTGGGGTTTCTAACAGTATTTATAAAGGAGCAGAAGATAAAGCTTATCCTGTACCACTTTTAGATATTAACTATGGAAACTTCTATGTTAAAGGAATTACACCTGGATATTTCTTCTTTAAAGGAGAGGATTTATCACTATCTGTTTTCCTTGATCCAATGGCTGGTTTCCCTATTAAAGCTAAAGATATGGGACACGGTTATACTAATATTGATGATAGAGATTTCCAAGCTATGGTTGGATTAAGAGCTGACTTAAATACTGGTATAGCTGGTATTAGAACAGGAGCTTCTGTACAATTTGGTGAGCACGGTTCTGAAGCTAAAATCAGTGCATTTAGACCATACAACATTAATGACAAGTTCACTTTAGTTCCTGGAATCTACGTTAAAGGATTCTCTGGAGACTATACTGATTACTACTTTGGAGTTACATCAAGCGAAGTTAATAGATCAAATAGAGACAATCTAACTAGAGAGTATAAAGCTGACGCAGCTGCATCTATTGGAGCTAACTTAAGTGCTGAATACAAATACAATGAGAAATTCTCACTTATTGGAATCTTAGGAGTAGAAAAATTCTCTAGTGAAATCACAGACTCTCCTATAGTTAATGAAGATCCTTTATTCATTGCAAGTATTGGAGCTAAGTATTTCTTCTAA